The sequence below is a genomic window from Deltaproteobacteria bacterium.
ATCCTTGTCTTCCTTTCTATAACGGCTGATTCGTTTGACGGCATAGATCACGGTGGAATGATTTTTTCGACCGAATACATCCCCGATTTGTTGATAGGTCAGGGATGTATATTTTTTCAGAAGATACATAGCCACCTGACGCGGAAAAGAATAGACCCTTTTTTTCTTGCCTGAGTTCAAATCAT
It includes:
- a CDS encoding chromosomal replication initiator protein DnaA, producing the protein DLNSGKKKRVYSFPRQVAMYLLKKYTSLTYQQIGDVFGRKNHSTVIYAVKRISRYRKEDKDVRDQLDQLEKLLS